Proteins from one Rhodoflexus caldus genomic window:
- a CDS encoding SdpI family protein, protein MKLNRTDLLATLLIIAPLAYGLWLYPQLPNPMPVHFGLNGEADGFAPKSLFYIFLLPCLNAGGYFFTKLLVQLDPKTAKRKGNISVHLDKILLSVALLLSIISFFVFQSMVNGSIALGAGRLIPIALALFISVIGNYMNNIRPNYFVGFRTPWTLENEEVWRKTHQLGAKIWFWGGIASAIIATFSTLPIGIAIVITFIVTSAIFIMYYSYSIYPK, encoded by the coding sequence ATGAAACTCAATCGCACCGATTTACTGGCCACTTTGCTCATAATAGCCCCTTTGGCCTACGGGCTGTGGTTATATCCGCAACTCCCCAATCCAATGCCTGTGCATTTCGGCCTCAACGGAGAAGCAGATGGCTTTGCGCCCAAAAGTTTATTTTATATTTTTTTGCTGCCCTGCCTGAATGCAGGCGGTTATTTCTTCACCAAACTACTTGTACAACTTGACCCCAAAACAGCCAAAAGAAAAGGCAATATATCAGTCCATTTAGATAAAATATTGCTTTCCGTTGCCCTTTTACTAAGCATCATTTCATTTTTCGTTTTCCAATCTATGGTAAACGGAAGTATCGCCTTGGGGGCGGGCCGACTTATCCCAATAGCCTTAGCCTTATTTATCAGCGTTATAGGAAACTACATGAACAACATTCGGCCTAACTACTTCGTCGGGTTCCGCACACCTTGGACATTGGAAAACGAAGAAGTATGGCGTAAAACACATCAGTTAGGAGCTAAAATATGGTTTTGGGGCGGCATTGCAAGTGCTATTATAGCCACATTCAGCACGCTGCCTATCGGTATTGCCATTGTGATAACATTCATCGTAACAAGCGCAATTTTTATCATGTACTATTCGTACAGCATATACCCCAAGTAA
- a CDS encoding autorepressor SdpR family transcription factor → MNTIFKALNDSTRREILELLKDRDLTAGEIAEHFQISKPSISHHLDLLKQAELVISEKKGQFIVYSLNMTVVDEILEWLFRFKAPNK, encoded by the coding sequence GTGAATACCATCTTTAAAGCCTTAAACGACAGCACCAGACGCGAAATACTTGAACTACTGAAAGACCGCGACCTGACAGCAGGCGAAATAGCCGAACATTTCCAAATCAGTAAACCAAGTATTTCGCATCATCTTGACCTGCTAAAACAGGCAGAACTTGTGATAAGCGAAAAAAAAGGACAGTTTATTGTCTATTCCCTCAATATGACCGTCGTAGATGAGATTTTAGAGTGGCTGTTCCGATTCAAAGCACCCAATAAATAA